From the genome of Nicotiana sylvestris chromosome 2, ASM39365v2, whole genome shotgun sequence, one region includes:
- the LOC104245615 gene encoding proline-rich receptor-like protein kinase PERK5, with the protein MQSLSSTTTSNKNGTNSLTPNGTPPPPPPPSTNSSSSPPPSPPPQSPPPSSPPPQPQSPSLPENSPPPSSPPPTIKDSPPPSSPPPPAASEPPPALSPPPPSTSAPPPASPDTPPPPPTFSPPPPVSSEPPPSPAAKLSPPLPPSEKPAGGDPPNSEKSVGVPHSEKSAAAGSSGSNNGSPPAASGSSDMIIVAGIAVAGVLVLAIIIVCIVYWRRKKKEPYYTDPIPGLPPKGSNDPYYKGPKPMEHIIKVPSAPNLSSDNSSTVYGQALVPSPSFGGFSQSQFTYEELAIATSGFSKANILGQGGFGYVHKGVLVNGRVVAVKSLKSGSGQGEREFQAEVEIISRVHHRHLVSLVGYCIADSQRMLVYEYVPNKTLDFHLHGKGHHVMDWGTRLKIALGSAKGLAYLHEDCHPKIIHRDIKAANILLEDNFEAKVADFGLAKLSSDNFTHISTRVMGTFGYLAPEYASSGKLTDKSDVFSFGVVLLELITGKKPVDPSNMVEDSLVDWAKPRLKRALEEGNYDELVGAPLEGNFPDELHRLVACAAASTRHSARRRPKMSQIVRALDGDSSLEDLSDRSKPSGSSVSYDTGACNADMIKFRKMVIPSQEFDSSEYGATSEYGLNPSSSSSSDSGEFGYHKGGRR; encoded by the exons ATGCAATCACTTTCTAGTACTACTACGTCCAACAAAAATGGCACTAATTCTCTGACTCCTAATGGAActccccctcctcctcctcctccttcaacTAATTCTTCATCTTCACCACCCCCATCACCGCCGCCACAATCTCCTCCACCTTCCTCCCCACCCCCGCAACCACAATCTCCTTCTCTGCCTGAAAATTCTCCTCCTCCTTCATCACCACCACCAACCATAAAGGACTCTCCTCCTCCATCATCACCACCACCTCCGGCAGCTTCTGAGCCACCGCCAGCACTCTCACCTCCACCGCCATCCACTTCGGCACCACCACCTGCTTCTCCCGATACGCCTCCTCCCCCACCCACATTTTCTCCCCCGCCTCCTGTTTCCTCAGAACCACCTCCATCACCTGCTGCAAAGTTATCTCCTCCTCTACCGCCTTCAGAAAAACCAGCTGGTGGCGATCCACCTAATTCAGAAAAATCAGTCGGCGTACCCCATTCAGAAAAATCAGCAGCAGCTGGTTCTTCAGGAAGCAACAATGGCTCGCCACCGGCTGCTTCAGGTTCGTCGGATATGATTATAGTTGCAGGAATAGCGGTGGCAGGAGTACTGGTTCTTGCTATTATCATTGTTTGCATCGTGTACTggagaaggaagaagaaagaaccCTACTATACAGATCCTATTCCTGGACTTCCACCTAAAG GTAGTAATGATCCGTACTACAAAGGTCCTAAGCCCATGGAACACATTATTAAGGTTCCTTCCGCACCTAATCTAAGTAGCGATAACAGCTCTACCGTCTATGGCCAAGCTCTTGTGCCATCGCCAAGTTTTGGTGGGTTCTCACAAAGCCAGTTCACTTATGAGGAGCTAGCTATAGCAACTTCTGGATTTTCTAAGGCCAATATTTTAGGCCAAGGTGGTTTTGGGTATGTACACAAAGGTGTTTTGGTTAATGGAAGGGTGGTAGCTGTCAAGAGCTTGAAGTCGGGCAGTGGACAAGGTGAACGAGAATTTCAGGCAGAGGTTGAGATCATTAGCAGAGTTCATCATCGCCACCTTGTTTCTCTTGTTGGATATTGCATTGCTGATAGCCAGCGAATGTTGGTCTATGAGTATGTTCCGAACAAAACCTTGGATTTCCATCTTCATG GGAAGGGACATCATGTTATGGATTGGGGAACAAGACTTAAAATTGCATTGGGATCAGCCAAAGGATTAGCTTATCTCCATGAAGATT GCCATCCAAAAATTATCCACCGTGACATAAAGGCTGCAAACATTCTACTTGAGGACAACTTTGAAGCTAAG GTGGCAGATTTTGGATTGGCTAAACTTTCTTCTGATAACTTCACTCATATTTCCACCCGTGTTATGGGAACTTTCGG GTACTTGGCTCCTGAATATGCATCAAGTGGCAAGCTAACAGACAAATCAGATGTATTTTCATTTGGAGTTGTGCTTTTGGAACTCATAACTGGGAAGAAACCTGTTGATCCTAGCAATATGGTGGAAGACAGCTTAGTAGACTGG GCTAAGCCCCGTCTTAAAAGAGCCTTAGAAGAGGGAAATTATGATGAACTTGTAGGTGCTCCCCTTGAAGGAAACTTTCCAGATGAGTTGCATCGGTTAGTTGCCTGTGCTGCTGCTAGCACTCGTCATTCTGCTAGAAGACGCCCAAAGATGAGTCAG ATTGTACGAGCCTTGGATGGCGATTCATCTTTGGAAGACTTGAGCGATCGTTCAAAGCCAAGTGGGAGCTCTGTGTCCTATGATACTGGTGCATGCAATGCTGACATGATCAAGTTTAGGAAAATGGTGATACCAAGCCAAGAATTCGATAGCAGTGAATATGGAGCGACAAGTGAGTATGGACTCAACCCTTCCTCTTCGTCAAGCAGTGACTCCGGAGAGTTTGGTTATCATAAGGGGGGTAGAAGATGA
- the LOC104245614 gene encoding F-box protein At5g49610-like isoform X2 produces the protein MKASEFPKDILRKVDMKIKDVAKSHVLPILPAKSLMKFRAVSKEWNQWIASPLLAYQQSFSFQKLSGYFFQRVDDQFDPNPSIGFMSLDRSANGVPSPSLDFLPERVKVLSCSSGLLLCQGWDSYYVCNPATKDWKMLPPPQYYHGSDPAVVLAFDPQCNIESFYQVIAAVPLLGNPVVCFEIYSSESDSWSCSSSDCLELENSTSLEGGGSYIKGVAYWNTSSNEVLAFDVKNEIPAVLNMPDQSEGEGGALTLIGDEVCYVTAYNDSGDVFVIDIYGGMDMSLKRSVSVNLGSKKPRTDQVCRIPNDPCSLVCCEILPCIDSDTVVIHTDEKIYFYHLKGQKVETVVSPGPVDYNKRFLPYINSLAMVHA, from the coding sequence ATGAAAGCTTCTGAATTTCCTAAAGACATCTTAAGGAAAGTGGACATGAAGATCAAAGATGTGGCAAAGAGTCATGTACTTCCTATCCTCCCCGCTAAATCATTAATGAAGTTTCGAGCAGTGTCTAAAGAATGGAATCAGTGGATTGCTAGTCCATTATTAGCATACCAGCAAAGCTTTTCATTCCAGAAACTTTCAGGCTACTTTTTCCAAAGGGTGGATGATCAATTTGATCCTAATCCTTCCATTGGTTTCATGTCTCTGGATCGTTCTGCTAATGGAGTCCCCAGTCCTTCCCTTGATTTCTTGCCCGAAAGGGTCAAGGTCCTAAGCTGTAGCAGCGGGTTGCTCCTTTGTCAAGGGTGGGACAGTTATTATGTTTGCAATCCTGCAACCAAAGACTGGAAAATGCTCCCTCCTCCTCAATATTACCATGGATCTGATCCAGCAGTTGTTCTTGCATTTGATCCTCAGTGTAATATTGAATCATTTTATCAAGTTATCGCTGCTGTCCCTCTTCTTGGTAATCCAGTTGTCTGCTTTGAGATTTACTCTTCTGAATCAGATTCTTGGAGTTGCTCTTCTTCAGACTGTCTTGAGTTGGAAAATAGCACAAGTCTTGAGGGTGGAGGATCTTATATCAAAGGGGTGGCTTACTGGAATACGTCATCAAATGAAGTGCTAGCATTCGATGTGAAAAATGAGATCCCGGCAGTTCTGAATATGCCTGACCAATCTGAGGGAGAGGGTGGTGCCTTAACGCTAATAGGAGACGAGGTATGCTATGTTACTGCTTATAATGACAGTGGAGATGTTTTCGTTATAGATATCTATGGAGGCATGGACATGAGCCTGAAGCGTAGTGTCAGTGTGAATCTTGGAAGTAAGAAGCCTCGTACTGATCAAGTGTGTCGGATTCCCAACGACCCTTGTTCTTTAGTGTGCTGTGAGATCCTTCCCTGTATTGACAGTGACACTGTGGTGATCCATACCGATGAAAAGATATATTTTTATCACTTGAAAGGGCAGAAGGTTGAGACTGTGGTGAGTCCAGGACCAGTGGATTACAATAAGAGGTTTTTACCCTACATAAACAGCCTCGCTATGGTACATGCATGA
- the LOC138885207 gene encoding uncharacterized protein, whose protein sequence is MANEDKFMMFLAKCVLLIRIIRKYLGIGPKERVHRSILTEAKFIKDLIEGHSRECYDLLCMNVGCFLQLADEMKTRGLLIDSRTVRVEEQLAIFLFTLAHNKRNRVIQNRFQHSGETISHYFNKCLKVCLRLEKYYVKQAGKDVPQEISSNPLFYPWFKDCIGAIDETHIPVLVSMEDQSRYRNRKGILSQNVLVVVDFNMNFQYVLAG, encoded by the exons ATGGCAAATGAAGATAAATTCATGATGTTTCTTGCAAAATGTGTGCTTTTAATTAGAATTATTAGAAAATATTTAGGTATTGGACCAAAAGAAAGAGTGCACCGCTCAATTTTAACTGAAGCAAAGTTTATTAAAGATTTGATTGAAGGACATTCCCGTGAATGCTATGACCTATTATGTATGAATGTCGGATGTTTCTTACAACTTGCAGATGAGATGAAAACAAGAGGTCTATTAATTGATTCAAGAACGGTTAGAGTTGAGGAACAATTGGCCATATTTTTGTTTACATTAGCTCATAATAAAAGGAATAGAGTCATACAAAATCGTTTTCAACATTCAGGAGAAACCATTAGCCATtattttaacaagtgtttgaaagTTTGTCTACGATTAGAAAAATACTATGTCAAGCAAGCAGGAAAAGATGTCCCGCAAGAGATATCGTCTAATCCACTTTTCTATCCTTGGTTCAAG GATTGTATTGGAGCTATCGATGAAACTCATATTCCTGTACTTGTTTCTATGGAAGATCAATCAAGATATAGAAATCGTAAAGGAATTCTTTCTCAAAATGTCCTTGTTGTGGTAGATTTTAATATGAATTTTCAATATGTGCTTGCTGGTTGA
- the LOC104245614 gene encoding F-box/kelch-repeat protein At3g17530-like isoform X1 → MAFSEDDGVDMADSSEENWDDDDDAIDTTESDQDFYLAIKPQSSQSFCEYDFKTAPYHNGEMKASEFPKDILRKVDMKIKDVAKSHVLPILPAKSLMKFRAVSKEWNQWIASPLLAYQQSFSFQKLSGYFFQRVDDQFDPNPSIGFMSLDRSANGVPSPSLDFLPERVKVLSCSSGLLLCQGWDSYYVCNPATKDWKMLPPPQYYHGSDPAVVLAFDPQCNIESFYQVIAAVPLLGNPVVCFEIYSSESDSWSCSSSDCLELENSTSLEGGGSYIKGVAYWNTSSNEVLAFDVKNEIPAVLNMPDQSEGEGGALTLIGDEVCYVTAYNDSGDVFVIDIYGGMDMSLKRSVSVNLGSKKPRTDQVCRIPNDPCSLVCCEILPCIDSDTVVIHTDEKIYFYHLKGQKVETVVSPGPVDYNKRFLPYINSLAMVHA, encoded by the exons ATGGCATTTTCGGAGGACGACGGCGTCGACATGGCTGATAGCTCTGAAGAAAATTGGGATGACGATGATGACGCTATTGACACCACTGAATCTGATCAGGACTTCTATTTAGCTATCAAACCTCAGTCTAGTCAGTCG TTCTGCGAGTATGATTTTAAGACTGCCCCTTATCACAATGGAGAGATGAAAGCTTCTGAATTTCCTAAAGACATCTTAAGGAAAGTGGACATGAAGATCAAAGATGTGGCAAAGAGTCATGTACTTCCTATCCTCCCCGCTAAATCATTAATGAAGTTTCGAGCAGTGTCTAAAGAATGGAATCAGTGGATTGCTAGTCCATTATTAGCATACCAGCAAAGCTTTTCATTCCAGAAACTTTCAGGCTACTTTTTCCAAAGGGTGGATGATCAATTTGATCCTAATCCTTCCATTGGTTTCATGTCTCTGGATCGTTCTGCTAATGGAGTCCCCAGTCCTTCCCTTGATTTCTTGCCCGAAAGGGTCAAGGTCCTAAGCTGTAGCAGCGGGTTGCTCCTTTGTCAAGGGTGGGACAGTTATTATGTTTGCAATCCTGCAACCAAAGACTGGAAAATGCTCCCTCCTCCTCAATATTACCATGGATCTGATCCAGCAGTTGTTCTTGCATTTGATCCTCAGTGTAATATTGAATCATTTTATCAAGTTATCGCTGCTGTCCCTCTTCTTGGTAATCCAGTTGTCTGCTTTGAGATTTACTCTTCTGAATCAGATTCTTGGAGTTGCTCTTCTTCAGACTGTCTTGAGTTGGAAAATAGCACAAGTCTTGAGGGTGGAGGATCTTATATCAAAGGGGTGGCTTACTGGAATACGTCATCAAATGAAGTGCTAGCATTCGATGTGAAAAATGAGATCCCGGCAGTTCTGAATATGCCTGACCAATCTGAGGGAGAGGGTGGTGCCTTAACGCTAATAGGAGACGAGGTATGCTATGTTACTGCTTATAATGACAGTGGAGATGTTTTCGTTATAGATATCTATGGAGGCATGGACATGAGCCTGAAGCGTAGTGTCAGTGTGAATCTTGGAAGTAAGAAGCCTCGTACTGATCAAGTGTGTCGGATTCCCAACGACCCTTGTTCTTTAGTGTGCTGTGAGATCCTTCCCTGTATTGACAGTGACACTGTGGTGATCCATACCGATGAAAAGATATATTTTTATCACTTGAAAGGGCAGAAGGTTGAGACTGTGGTGAGTCCAGGACCAGTGGATTACAATAAGAGGTTTTTACCCTACATAAACAGCCTCGCTATGGTACATGCATGA
- the LOC104245616 gene encoding uncharacterized protein has protein sequence MQQGGLTTEGWDGVEREMNKLYGDKLDKTKMKNRMRTLKKTYATMKRTAQHSGFGWNEETRKFDAEDDVWEQYLAAHPKDAKYKTKKLLDYNTLALIFGDTVSDGRNGYEVNDTEDFQNKFSAEEITEEKITTPASEDAQSIDHVYLDQNISFTSTETTQSTGQDKRIGKGRLAEEQTLASHSKRIRNSIEISLAKSVDRWTTIAEEQIRLQHEPKNTSVKKLMPLIMELELHGAWNIRVIDLLTNERNAEFFAAMAPSLRKKWVMHKLELYD, from the exons ATGCAACAAGGAGGCTTAACAACCGAGGGATGGGATGGTGTAGAAAGAGAAATGAATAAGTTATATGGGGACAAATTAGATAAGACGAAAATGAAAAATAGGATGAGAACCTTGAAGAAAACTTATGCTACTATGAAGAGAACGGCGCAACATAGTGGATTTGGGTGGAATGAAGAAACTCGAAAGTTTGATGCTGAAGATGATGTTTGGGAGCAGTACCTTGCA GCTCACCCAAAAGATGCTAAATATAAGACGAAGAAGTTGCTAGATTATAATACGTTGGCTTTGATTTTTGGAGACACTGTCTCTGATGGTAGGAATGGATATGAAGTTAATGATACAGAggattttcaaaataaattttctGCTGAGGAGATAACCGAGGAAAAAATTACTACACCTGCTTCTGAAGATGCGCAGTCTATTGATCATGTATATCTTGATCAAAACATAAGCTTCACGAGTACTGAAACAACTCAATCAACTGGTCAAGATAAGAGAATAGGAAAAGGACGTTTAGCTGAGGAACAAACTTTGGCATCTCATTCCAAAAGAATTAGGAACTCTATTGAGATTAGTTTGGCTAAATCTGTTGATAGATGGACAACCATAGCTGAAGAACAAATAAGGCTACAACATGAACCAAAAAATACTTCTGTGAAGAAATTAATGCCTTTGATAATGGAACTAGAATTGCACGGCGCATGGAATATTCGAGTTATTGATCTCCTTACAAATGAGAGAAATGCTGAATTCTTTGCTGCTATGGCTCCTTCGCTTAGAAAGAAATGGGTTATGCACAAACTTGAATTATATGATTGA